Proteins co-encoded in one Sulfuricystis thermophila genomic window:
- a CDS encoding phospholipase D family protein: MKAWLLIGLLVLAPAAAAVEVPAVGRIEVLFTPWDDAEGAVLRAIDAAQRSLHVQMFLLSSRSIARSLIAAHARGVRVEVLADREMVVNGENSQIEKLAAAGIAVWLETRYAAAHNKILLIDVDSDHPVVITGSYNFTWSAQARNAENLLILRDNPALAQVYFANWRRHHAEAIPFAEAVRP, translated from the coding sequence ATGAAGGCGTGGCTGCTGATTGGACTGCTGGTGCTGGCGCCCGCCGCCGCGGCAGTCGAAGTGCCGGCCGTCGGCCGGATCGAGGTGCTGTTCACACCCTGGGACGACGCCGAAGGCGCGGTGCTGCGGGCGATCGATGCGGCGCAGCGCAGTTTGCACGTGCAGATGTTCCTGCTCTCCAGCCGCAGCATCGCCCGCTCGCTCATTGCCGCCCATGCGCGCGGCGTCAGGGTCGAGGTGCTCGCCGACAGGGAGATGGTGGTCAACGGCGAGAACTCCCAGATAGAGAAGCTCGCCGCGGCGGGTATCGCGGTGTGGCTGGAAACCCGCTATGCTGCTGCCCACAACAAAATCCTGCTCATCGACGTCGATAGCGATCATCCCGTGGTCATCACCGGCAGCTACAACTTCACCTGGTCGGCGCAGGCGCGCAATGCCGAGAACCTCTTGATCCTGCGCGACAATCCGGCGCTGGCGCAGGTCTATTTCGCCAATTGGCGGCGTCATCACGCCGAGGCCATCCCCTTTGCCGAGGCGGTTCGGCCATGA
- a CDS encoding mechanosensitive ion channel family protein has translation MSAATEPFGRLLLDLWDDLQQPDVLWQVAVLAGCFVLAWLFDRWVHSRFAHAGGTESAARRFGQRGLKRIGLPAVMLLLVLAARPLLAQWHHVNLLSLAVPLLTSLLVIRAVMFVVRHTFSATAPWLAGFERSFALLVWSGVALHILGLMPQLIEFLEGIGFTLGRTRLNLWLILQGVGAVLTTLLVALWAGGVIEARLMGAQSLDGNLRLVLARLTRALLALLAVLIALPMVGIDLTALSVFGGALGVGLGFGMQKIAANYVSGFIILLDRSIQLGNLIEVGGQRGVVTRITTRYTVLRGMTGIETIVPNEMLVSSVINNETFSDPKVRIATQVQVAYGSDLEKALAILVEAAQAQSRVLADPPPKAFVVRFADSGIDLEVGFWIADPAEGTLQIKSDIHLAIWRAFKAAGIEIPFPQREVRLLQ, from the coding sequence ATGAGCGCGGCAACGGAACCCTTCGGCCGGCTGCTGCTGGATCTCTGGGACGATCTGCAACAGCCCGACGTGCTCTGGCAGGTCGCCGTACTGGCCGGATGTTTCGTGCTGGCCTGGCTGTTCGACCGCTGGGTGCATTCCCGCTTCGCGCACGCAGGCGGGACAGAAAGCGCTGCGCGACGTTTCGGCCAGCGGGGTCTGAAGCGTATCGGCCTACCGGCGGTGATGCTGCTCCTGGTGCTCGCCGCGCGGCCGCTGCTCGCGCAGTGGCATCACGTGAATCTGCTCAGCCTGGCGGTTCCGCTGCTGACTTCGCTGCTGGTCATTCGCGCCGTGATGTTCGTCGTGCGCCACACCTTTTCCGCCACGGCGCCCTGGCTCGCAGGCTTCGAGCGTAGTTTCGCGTTGCTGGTGTGGAGTGGGGTGGCGCTGCATATTCTCGGTCTGATGCCGCAATTGATCGAGTTCCTCGAAGGGATCGGCTTCACGCTCGGCCGCACGCGGCTCAATCTGTGGCTGATCCTGCAAGGCGTCGGCGCGGTGCTGACGACGCTGCTGGTCGCCTTGTGGGCCGGGGGGGTGATCGAAGCGCGGTTGATGGGCGCGCAAAGTCTCGACGGCAATCTGCGCCTGGTGCTGGCACGCTTGACTCGGGCATTGTTGGCGCTGCTCGCGGTGCTGATCGCGCTGCCGATGGTCGGCATCGATCTCACGGCATTGTCGGTATTCGGTGGCGCGCTGGGCGTGGGGCTGGGCTTCGGCATGCAGAAGATCGCCGCCAACTATGTATCGGGCTTCATCATCCTGCTCGACCGTTCGATCCAGCTCGGCAACCTGATCGAGGTCGGTGGCCAGCGCGGCGTCGTCACGCGCATCACGACACGTTACACGGTGTTGCGCGGCATGACGGGCATCGAGACGATCGTGCCCAACGAGATGCTGGTCAGCTCGGTGATCAACAATGAAACCTTCAGCGACCCGAAGGTGCGCATCGCCACCCAGGTGCAGGTCGCCTACGGCAGCGATCTGGAAAAGGCACTGGCGATCCTCGTCGAGGCGGCGCAAGCGCAGTCGCGCGTACTCGCCGATCCGCCGCCGAAGGCCTTCGTCGTCCGTTTCGCCGATTCGGGCATCGATCTCGAAGTGGGGTTCTGGATCGCCGATCCCGCCGAAGGCACGCTGCAGATCAAGTCCGACATCCATCTGGCGATCTGGCGGGCCTTCAAGGCGGCGGGGATCGAGATTCCCTTCCCGCAGCGGGAAGTGCGATTGTTGCAATGA
- a CDS encoding SLAC1 anion channel family protein, with the protein MTHPSPATPSAPHSRLAHYPIPLFATVMGTSGLAIAWKKAGHVLGLPAGIGLSLQWWSLILFVMVALGYLAKMASHWEAVKKEFSNPIRLNFFPAVSISLLLLAVAFVDAQAGLAYAFWIVGAALHLAFTLIVMSSWIHHTRYEIKHANPAWFIPIVGNVIVPVAGVNFAPVEISWFFFSIGLVFWVVLLTIVMNRLFFHEPLPERLTPTLFILIAPPAVAFIAWLKLNGGQIDAFGQILYNVALFLTLLLASNALRFFRLRFFLSTWAYSFPLAAITIATLIMAERGSGFFFGLSWLLLIVLSLVLLLLTLRTALAAMRGEICVPE; encoded by the coding sequence ATGACGCACCCCAGCCCTGCAACCCCTTCCGCGCCTCACTCGCGCCTCGCCCACTATCCGATTCCCCTGTTCGCCACGGTCATGGGCACCAGTGGTCTCGCCATCGCCTGGAAAAAGGCCGGCCACGTACTCGGCCTGCCGGCCGGGATCGGTCTTTCCCTGCAATGGTGGTCGCTCATCCTGTTCGTGATGGTCGCGCTCGGCTATCTGGCGAAGATGGCCTCACACTGGGAGGCCGTGAAAAAGGAATTCTCGAACCCGATCCGGCTCAATTTCTTTCCGGCTGTCTCGATTTCCCTTTTGCTTTTGGCCGTCGCTTTCGTCGATGCGCAGGCGGGCCTCGCCTATGCCTTCTGGATCGTCGGCGCTGCCCTGCACCTGGCTTTCACCCTGATCGTGATGAGCAGCTGGATCCACCATACGCGTTATGAGATCAAACACGCCAATCCGGCCTGGTTCATCCCCATCGTCGGCAACGTAATCGTGCCGGTGGCCGGCGTCAACTTCGCGCCCGTCGAGATCTCCTGGTTCTTCTTCAGCATCGGCCTCGTGTTCTGGGTCGTGCTGCTGACCATCGTGATGAACCGGCTGTTCTTCCATGAACCCCTGCCCGAACGGCTGACGCCGACGCTGTTCATCCTGATCGCCCCGCCGGCGGTCGCTTTCATCGCCTGGCTGAAACTCAACGGCGGCCAGATCGATGCCTTCGGGCAGATCCTTTACAACGTCGCGCTTTTTCTGACGCTGTTGCTCGCCAGCAATGCGCTGCGCTTCTTCCGCCTGCGCTTCTTTCTCTCGACCTGGGCCTATTCCTTCCCGCTCGCCGCGATCACCATCGCCACGCTGATCATGGCCGAACGCGGTTCGGGATTCTTCTTCGGCTTGTCCTGGCTGCTCTTGATCGTGCTGAGCCTCGTGCTGCTGCTCCTGACCTTACGCACCGCACTGGCGGCGATGCGCGGCGAAATCTGCGTGCCCGAATGA
- a CDS encoding sigma-54 interaction domain-containing protein, which produces MTPHPLAELISYLDTLPEPHILCDRDYRILAANKAYRRSYGGGHAIVGQTCYAVSHRYPAPCDKAGETCPLRQSLVSGQRERVLHLHHTPEGEAYVNIELAPVRDAQGEIAYFVEKMETLGVSQGLPDARALVGRAPAFRRMLELVARVAPSDATVMLQGESGTGKELVAKAIHDASRRASRPFVVVDCSGLTETLFESELFGHEKGAFTGAAMRRIGLVEAASGGTLFLDELGDIPLGLQVKLLRLLETGTFRRVGASDFLKADVRLISATHRNLRAMVAEGRFRQDLYYRLNTFPIHLPALRERIEDVPLLAEALLARVAPGCSLRLSEEALACLMAYDYPGNVRELRNVLERATLLCDGDVILPEHLPPELIHGGDATAPSGGPVVAAQTLEDIEDEALRRRLAAHHGNRKALAAELGISERTLYRRLQRIRAKSGIGSVS; this is translated from the coding sequence ATGACCCCGCATCCACTCGCCGAGCTGATTTCCTATCTCGATACTTTGCCCGAGCCGCACATCCTTTGCGACCGGGATTACCGCATCCTCGCGGCGAACAAGGCCTACCGGCGCAGTTACGGCGGGGGGCATGCGATCGTCGGCCAGACCTGCTATGCCGTCTCTCATCGCTATCCCGCCCCTTGCGACAAGGCGGGTGAGACCTGCCCGCTCAGGCAGAGCCTCGTCTCCGGCCAGCGCGAGCGTGTGCTGCATTTGCACCATACGCCGGAGGGCGAAGCCTATGTGAATATCGAACTTGCACCGGTGCGCGACGCGCAGGGCGAGATCGCTTATTTCGTCGAGAAGATGGAAACGCTCGGCGTGTCGCAGGGCTTGCCGGATGCGCGCGCGCTGGTGGGGCGAGCCCCGGCCTTCCGGCGCATGCTCGAACTCGTGGCACGGGTGGCGCCCTCCGATGCCACGGTGATGTTGCAGGGAGAATCCGGCACGGGCAAGGAGCTGGTGGCGAAGGCGATCCATGATGCCAGCCGGCGTGCCAGCCGCCCTTTCGTGGTGGTGGATTGTTCCGGCTTGACCGAAACCCTGTTCGAAAGTGAATTGTTCGGTCACGAGAAAGGCGCCTTCACTGGGGCTGCGATGCGGCGCATCGGTTTGGTCGAGGCGGCGTCCGGCGGCACGCTGTTTCTCGACGAATTGGGCGATATTCCGCTGGGACTCCAGGTCAAACTGTTGCGGCTGCTGGAAACCGGCACCTTCCGTCGCGTCGGCGCCAGCGATTTCCTCAAGGCCGACGTGCGCCTGATTTCCGCGACTCACCGCAATCTGCGCGCGATGGTGGCCGAGGGGCGTTTCCGCCAGGACTTGTATTACCGGTTGAATACCTTCCCGATCCATCTGCCCGCGCTACGGGAGCGGATCGAGGACGTGCCGCTGCTTGCTGAAGCCTTGTTGGCGCGTGTCGCGCCGGGGTGCAGCCTGCGCCTCTCGGAGGAAGCGCTTGCCTGCCTGATGGCCTACGACTATCCCGGCAACGTGCGCGAGCTGCGCAACGTGCTCGAACGCGCGACCCTATTGTGCGATGGCGATGTGATTCTGCCGGAACATTTGCCACCCGAGTTGATCCACGGCGGCGATGCGACCGCGCCCTCCGGTGGTCCGGTCGTTGCCGCCCAAACGCTGGAAGACATCGAAGACGAGGCCTTGCGGCGGCGGTTGGCGGCTCACCACGGCAACCGCAAAGCGCTGGCGGCCGAGCTGGGGATCAGCGAGCGGACGCTGTATCGCCGCCTGCAAAGGATCCGCGCGAAGAGTGGAATTGGCAGTGTGTCATGA
- the rpmG gene encoding 50S ribosomal protein L33, which yields MAAKGGREKIKLESTAGTGHFYTTSKNKRTTPEKLEFMKYDPKARKHVLYKEVKLK from the coding sequence ATGGCAGCCAAGGGCGGACGTGAAAAAATCAAGCTCGAATCCACCGCGGGCACCGGTCACTTTTACACCACCAGCAAAAACAAGCGCACCACGCCGGAAAAGCTGGAATTCATGAAATATGACCCGAAAGCGCGCAAGCACGTGCTCTACAAGGAAGTGAAGCTCAAGTAA
- the rpmB gene encoding 50S ribosomal protein L28: protein MSRVCQVTGKAPMVGNHVSHANNKTKRRYLPNLQNRKFWVESENRWVRLRVSNAGLRTIDKKGIDVVLAELRERGEAV from the coding sequence ATGTCCCGCGTTTGCCAAGTGACGGGCAAGGCCCCGATGGTGGGGAACCACGTTTCCCACGCCAACAACAAGACCAAGCGTCGTTATCTGCCCAACCTGCAGAATCGCAAGTTCTGGGTCGAATCCGAAAACCGCTGGGTGCGGCTGCGCGTCTCGAACGCGGGCTTACGCACCATCGACAAGAAAGGCATCGACGTCGTTCTCGCCGAGCTGCGCGAACGCGGCGAAGCCGTTTGA
- the radC gene encoding RadC family protein, with translation MAITDWPDDERPRERLLSQGAAALSDAELLAIFLRVGVKGMSAVDLARRLLAHFDNSLTRLCAASAAELTAVNGIGPAKAAQLAATLELARRGLREELRQRPALATPNAVRDWLRLALSPLQHEVFLALWLDAQNRLIADEELFRGTLTQTSVYPREVVKRALARNAAAVILAHNHPSGVAEPSAADELLTRNLKQALALVEVRLVDHFIVAGHAPPLSFAERGLL, from the coding sequence ATGGCGATCACAGACTGGCCCGACGACGAACGCCCGCGCGAACGACTGCTGTCGCAGGGCGCCGCAGCCCTCTCGGATGCCGAACTGCTGGCGATCTTTCTGCGTGTCGGCGTCAAGGGCATGAGTGCGGTCGATCTCGCCCGGCGACTGCTCGCCCACTTCGACAACAGCCTGACGCGGCTGTGCGCCGCTTCGGCGGCGGAGCTGACAGCCGTGAATGGCATCGGACCGGCCAAGGCGGCGCAACTGGCCGCCACCCTCGAGCTCGCGCGCCGCGGCTTGCGCGAAGAGCTCCGCCAACGACCCGCCCTTGCCACCCCCAATGCGGTACGTGACTGGCTGCGGCTGGCGCTCTCGCCCTTGCAACATGAGGTTTTTCTGGCCCTCTGGCTCGATGCCCAGAACCGGCTGATCGCCGACGAGGAACTGTTCCGCGGCACCCTCACCCAGACTTCGGTGTATCCGCGCGAAGTCGTCAAGCGCGCCCTGGCCCGCAATGCCGCCGCCGTGATCCTCGCCCACAACCATCCTTCGGGCGTTGCCGAGCCCTCGGCCGCGGACGAGCTGTTGACGCGCAACCTCAAGCAGGCGCTCGCACTGGTCGAAGTTCGTCTCGTCGATCACTTCATCGTCGCCGGCCACGCGCCGCCGCTGTCCTTTGCCGAGCGGGGATTGCTCTGA
- the coaBC gene encoding bifunctional phosphopantothenoylcysteine decarboxylase/phosphopantothenate--cysteine ligase CoaBC, whose product MNDLQGKRIVLGVTGGIAAYKACELARLIGKAGADVDVVMTEAATQFVAPLTFQALTGRPVQVSMWQTDRANGMAHIDLTRGADALLVAPATADFIAKLAHGFADDLLSSLCLARDCPLLIAPAMNRQMWINPATQRNVAQVRGDGVVILGPASGEQACGEVGEGRMLEAEALCQALIAFFQPKLLAGKRVLLTAGPTQEPLDPVRVLTNLSSGKMGYALARACAEAGASVTLVSGPVCLPTPAGVTRIDVVSALEMRDAVINALPADIFIAVAAVADYRPAAPAAHKIKKGAERLTLDLVANPDILAEVAALPDAPFCVGFAAESQQLAEYAEAKRRAKRLPLVVGNLVQDGLGGEANQITLFDAAGSHPLPPGDKLTLARAIVRHIAEMIHAHD is encoded by the coding sequence ATGAATGACTTGCAAGGCAAACGCATCGTGCTGGGCGTCACCGGCGGCATCGCGGCCTACAAGGCCTGCGAACTGGCACGGCTGATCGGCAAGGCGGGAGCCGACGTCGATGTCGTCATGACCGAGGCGGCGACGCAGTTCGTGGCGCCGCTGACTTTTCAGGCGCTCACCGGCCGGCCGGTGCAGGTCTCGATGTGGCAAACCGATCGAGCCAACGGCATGGCCCACATCGACCTCACGCGAGGGGCGGACGCCCTGCTGGTCGCCCCGGCGACGGCCGATTTCATCGCCAAACTCGCCCATGGCTTTGCCGATGATTTGTTGTCCTCGTTGTGTCTCGCCCGAGATTGCCCGCTGCTGATCGCGCCGGCGATGAATCGCCAGATGTGGATCAATCCCGCCACGCAGCGCAACGTCGCCCAAGTGCGTGGTGATGGCGTCGTCATCCTTGGTCCGGCCAGCGGTGAACAGGCCTGTGGCGAAGTGGGGGAAGGGCGCATGCTCGAAGCCGAGGCGCTTTGCCAGGCGCTGATCGCTTTCTTCCAGCCGAAGCTGCTCGCCGGCAAGCGTGTCCTGCTGACCGCCGGGCCGACCCAGGAGCCGCTCGATCCGGTGCGTGTGCTGACGAATCTCAGTTCCGGCAAGATGGGCTACGCGTTGGCGCGCGCCTGTGCCGAAGCCGGGGCATCGGTGACGCTGGTGTCCGGCCCGGTGTGCCTGCCGACGCCGGCCGGAGTCACGCGCATCGATGTCGTGAGCGCGCTCGAGATGCGCGATGCCGTCATCAATGCCCTGCCGGCCGACATCTTCATTGCCGTCGCGGCGGTGGCCGACTACCGCCCTGCCGCGCCCGCCGCTCACAAGATCAAGAAAGGGGCTGAGCGGCTGACCCTCGATCTCGTCGCCAATCCCGACATCCTGGCCGAGGTGGCCGCACTGCCGGATGCGCCGTTCTGTGTCGGCTTCGCTGCCGAGAGCCAGCAGCTCGCCGAGTATGCCGAGGCCAAGCGTCGTGCCAAGCGTCTGCCGCTGGTCGTCGGCAATCTCGTCCAGGACGGACTGGGCGGCGAGGCGAACCAGATTACCCTGTTCGATGCGGCCGGCAGTCATCCACTGCCGCCTGGTGACAAACTGACCCTGGCGCGTGCGATCGTGCGCCATATCGCGGAGATGATCCATGCACACGATTGA
- the dut gene encoding dUTP diphosphatase, which yields MHTIDVRILDPRLKDEKGGYAPHYATPGAAGMDLRACIEAPVRLHPNETMLVPSGIAIHIADPGMAALILPRSGLGHKHGIVLGNLVGLIDSDYQGEIFISLWNRGHEVFALNPLDRVAQLVIVPVLQVGFNIVDDFEASHRGAAGFGSTGKA from the coding sequence ATGCACACGATTGACGTTCGCATCCTCGATCCCCGTCTCAAGGACGAGAAAGGCGGTTATGCGCCGCATTACGCCACGCCGGGGGCGGCGGGGATGGATCTGCGCGCCTGCATCGAGGCGCCGGTGCGGCTGCATCCGAACGAAACGATGCTGGTGCCGTCTGGCATCGCGATCCATATCGCCGATCCGGGCATGGCGGCATTGATCCTTCCCAGATCGGGACTGGGCCACAAGCATGGCATCGTGCTCGGCAACCTCGTCGGCCTGATCGATTCGGATTACCAGGGCGAAATCTTCATCTCCCTGTGGAACCGCGGCCATGAAGTCTTCGCGCTCAATCCCCTCGATCGCGTCGCCCAACTGGTGATCGTGCCGGTGCTGCAGGTCGGCTTCAATATCGTCGACGACTTCGAAGCCTCTCATCGCGGCGCAGCCGGATTCGGCAGCACTGGCAAAGCTTGA
- a CDS encoding NAD(P)/FAD-dependent oxidoreductase yields the protein MTLDRRNFIKLVGGASSLALAGCATQGPAVSSGSAAEIMPKGSARRVVVVGGGYGGTIAAKYIRMMDPSIEVVLVERNDHFVSCPFSNLYIGGILPDLSSLTIKYDKLIANHGIKFVQAEVTAIDPAAHTVVTSKGTLKYDRLVISPGIDFRTEEIEGYNAQTPEIMPHAWKAGPQTVLLRKQLEAMKDGGTVVLAVPLSPFRCPPGPYERTSMIARYLKQHKPKSKIIVVDANPDIASKGPLFKKGWDMHYKGIIDYRKASKVTAINAANKSVLIEGLDEVKGDVVNLIPPQRAANIAVQAGLVGDDKKWCPIVADTFESTKHKDIHVIGDASIAGAMPKSGYSANSEAKVCATNIVNLMNGRPVTPLSGINTCYSYITDDEAISVAAVYASKDGKIIAVPNSGGVSPADWSMVKTEATFAKSWLRNILTEMSS from the coding sequence ATGACACTGGATCGTAGAAACTTCATCAAACTCGTGGGTGGCGCATCGAGCCTGGCCCTTGCCGGCTGCGCGACGCAAGGCCCGGCCGTATCGAGTGGCTCGGCGGCCGAAATCATGCCGAAAGGCTCGGCGCGCCGCGTCGTCGTCGTTGGCGGCGGCTACGGCGGCACCATCGCCGCCAAATACATCCGCATGATGGATCCGAGCATCGAGGTGGTGCTGGTCGAACGCAATGACCATTTCGTCTCCTGCCCATTCTCCAACCTCTACATCGGCGGCATCCTGCCCGACCTCTCCTCGCTGACCATCAAGTACGACAAGTTGATCGCCAACCACGGCATCAAGTTCGTGCAGGCCGAGGTCACCGCGATCGATCCCGCCGCGCACACCGTCGTCACCTCGAAGGGCACGCTCAAATACGACCGTCTGGTCATCTCCCCGGGCATCGACTTCCGTACCGAGGAGATCGAGGGTTACAACGCACAGACGCCCGAGATCATGCCGCATGCCTGGAAGGCCGGCCCGCAGACGGTGCTCTTGCGCAAGCAGCTCGAAGCGATGAAGGACGGCGGCACCGTCGTGCTCGCCGTGCCGCTCTCGCCGTTCCGCTGCCCGCCCGGCCCCTACGAGCGCACCAGCATGATCGCCCGCTATCTGAAGCAGCACAAACCGAAGTCGAAGATCATCGTCGTCGACGCCAACCCGGACATCGCTTCCAAGGGCCCGCTGTTCAAGAAGGGTTGGGACATGCACTACAAGGGCATCATCGACTACCGCAAGGCATCGAAGGTCACCGCGATCAATGCCGCCAACAAGTCGGTGCTGATCGAGGGCCTCGACGAGGTCAAGGGCGACGTCGTCAACCTGATCCCCCCGCAGCGTGCCGCGAATATCGCCGTGCAGGCGGGCCTCGTCGGTGACGACAAGAAATGGTGCCCGATCGTGGCCGATACCTTCGAATCGACCAAACACAAGGACATCCACGTCATTGGCGATGCCTCGATCGCCGGTGCGATGCCCAAGTCCGGCTATTCGGCGAACTCCGAAGCCAAGGTCTGCGCGACCAACATCGTCAATCTGATGAACGGCCGCCCGGTGACTCCGCTATCCGGCATCAACACCTGCTACAGCTACATCACCGACGACGAAGCGATCAGCGTCGCCGCGGTGTATGCCTCCAAGGATGGCAAAATCATCGCGGTGCCCAACTCGGGCGGTGTTTCCCCGGCCGACTGGTCGATGGTCAAGACCGAAGCGACTTTCGCGAAGAGCTGGCTCAGGAACATCCTCACCGAGATGTCGAGCTGA
- a CDS encoding c-type cytochrome, giving the protein MKQRWSSWALTAGALTISATALAADPGTAMLANACAGCHGTHGGSAGLTMPSLAAQSKTAIVEAMKKFKSGERPSSIMGRLAKGYTDQQIDQLGEFFSKQKLHFTHQQVDMAKAKKGADLQEANCSRCHLDDGKDGKDDTPVMASQWLPYLQMQMELYQSGKRKMPEKMAEKVKPLSKEDLDALLHFYASVNK; this is encoded by the coding sequence ATGAAGCAACGATGGAGCAGTTGGGCGCTCACGGCAGGCGCCCTGACGATCTCGGCGACGGCCTTGGCCGCCGACCCGGGTACGGCGATGCTGGCGAATGCCTGCGCCGGTTGCCACGGCACGCACGGCGGCAGCGCCGGCTTGACGATGCCCAGCCTCGCCGCGCAGTCGAAGACGGCGATCGTCGAAGCGATGAAAAAGTTCAAGAGCGGCGAACGTCCTTCCAGCATCATGGGACGCCTGGCCAAGGGTTATACCGATCAGCAGATCGACCAGCTCGGTGAGTTCTTCTCCAAGCAGAAGCTGCATTTCACCCACCAGCAGGTCGACATGGCCAAGGCGAAGAAGGGCGCCGACCTGCAGGAAGCCAACTGCTCCCGCTGCCACCTCGACGATGGCAAGGACGGCAAGGACGATACACCGGTGATGGCCAGCCAATGGCTGCCCTACCTGCAGATGCAGATGGAGCTCTATCAGTCCGGCAAACGCAAGATGCCGGAGAAGATGGCCGAGAAGGTGAAGCCCTTGTCCAAGGAAGACCTGGACGCCCTGCTCCACTTCTATGCCAGCGTGAACAAGTAA
- a CDS encoding ethylbenzene dehydrogenase-related protein, whose translation MKKIALAVMGVFVASGAFAAEPDWSKVTERKIKLFYPGQSGLEWIMNKADHSAVPDIVDKKRACSKCHEGDANEVGDKIIKGNPAGNSKTQLEPKPISDRAGWVPATFKMAHDGQNLYVRVEWEQPKGGSFGMDKKNDVKLAMMFDGGFADGGAPAIELAERAGCWVTCHNDLRSMKDAKDDKKTKYIKGAALDGGKFMDLIQWRSGKGEKPVDGYIADKRVMEGGKGLVKAEGKKEGNKWVVTFTRTLAGGGTGDHKIEPGKIYDFGFALHDGGAEARYHYVSLNYQFGLDKTVEGVKYYYNVVKQ comes from the coding sequence ATGAAAAAGATTGCTTTGGCTGTAATGGGAGTATTCGTCGCCAGCGGGGCCTTTGCCGCCGAACCCGACTGGAGCAAGGTGACCGAACGCAAGATCAAGCTGTTCTACCCCGGACAATCCGGCCTCGAGTGGATCATGAACAAAGCCGATCACTCGGCAGTACCGGACATCGTCGACAAGAAACGCGCCTGTTCGAAGTGCCACGAAGGCGACGCCAACGAGGTCGGCGACAAGATCATCAAGGGCAATCCCGCCGGCAACTCGAAGACCCAGCTCGAACCGAAACCGATCAGTGACCGCGCCGGTTGGGTGCCCGCCACTTTCAAGATGGCGCATGACGGACAAAACCTTTATGTACGCGTCGAATGGGAGCAGCCCAAGGGGGGCAGTTTCGGCATGGACAAGAAGAACGACGTGAAGCTGGCGATGATGTTCGATGGCGGCTTCGCCGACGGCGGCGCACCGGCGATCGAACTGGCCGAGCGCGCCGGCTGCTGGGTCACCTGCCACAACGACCTGCGCTCGATGAAGGATGCCAAGGACGACAAGAAGACCAAATACATCAAGGGCGCGGCGCTCGATGGCGGGAAGTTCATGGATCTGATCCAGTGGAGGAGCGGCAAGGGTGAAAAACCCGTCGACGGTTACATTGCCGACAAGCGCGTCATGGAAGGCGGCAAGGGTCTCGTCAAGGCCGAGGGCAAAAAGGAGGGCAACAAGTGGGTCGTCACCTTCACCCGGACGCTCGCCGGCGGCGGCACGGGCGACCACAAGATCGAACCGGGCAAGATCTACGACTTCGGCTTCGCCCTGCATGACGGCGGCGCCGAGGCCCGCTACCACTACGTCTCGCTCAACTACCAGTTCGGTCTCGACAAGACGGTTGAAGGTGTGAAGTACTATTACAACGTCGTCAAGCAGTAA
- a CDS encoding NapC/NirT family cytochrome c, with protein sequence MADTQDNKSTNEDSGLINRLKNPPKCSMLRMIVIGVLGGIVIWGGLNTGMEYTNRSEFCTSCHEMQIPFNELKQTVHYKNRSGAAAQCADCHVASSKTPTDYMFKAFQKILAARDVIGHIKGTIDTPEKFEAHRYTMAQRVWERLKERDSKECRNCHDFKYMDPDKQKDRSAVKHEGAVEDGKTCIECHKGVSHHLPKEYLEQLKQGGEKSEG encoded by the coding sequence ATGGCTGACACACAAGACAACAAATCGACCAATGAAGATTCGGGCCTGATCAACCGCCTGAAAAATCCACCCAAGTGTTCCATGCTGCGCATGATCGTCATCGGCGTGCTCGGCGGCATCGTCATCTGGGGCGGACTGAACACGGGCATGGAATACACCAACCGCTCGGAGTTCTGCACTTCCTGCCATGAAATGCAGATTCCTTTCAACGAGCTCAAGCAGACCGTCCACTACAAGAACCGCAGCGGCGCCGCGGCGCAATGTGCCGATTGCCATGTCGCCAGCAGCAAGACGCCAACAGACTACATGTTCAAGGCGTTCCAGAAGATCCTCGCCGCTCGTGACGTCATCGGCCATATCAAAGGGACGATCGACACACCGGAGAAATTCGAGGCCCATCGTTACACGATGGCGCAGCGCGTCTGGGAACGTCTGAAAGAGCGCGATTCCAAGGAATGCCGTAACTGCCACGACTTCAAGTACATGGATCCCGACAAACAGAAAGACCGCTCGGCGGTGAAGCATGAAGGCGCAGTCGAGGACGGCAAGACCTGCATCGAATGCCACAAGGGCGTCTCCCACCATCTGCCGAAGGAATACCTCGAGCAACTGAAGCAGGGTGGCGAGAAGTCGGAAGGCTGA